One stretch of Chryseobacterium indologenes DNA includes these proteins:
- a CDS encoding rhodanese-like domain-containing protein — translation MKYLFMVACLFCSLFSQAQQTQNPWKESQLMDPALLASRIVKHKTKDLIIISVGPEAIIKGSVDIGPTHEPENLEKLKNYLKDIPKNKEIVIYCGCCPFVKCPNIRPAFHLLMEMGFKNSQLLNLPKNIKTDWLDKDYPTND, via the coding sequence ATGAAGTATTTGTTTATGGTAGCCTGCTTGTTCTGCTCCCTTTTCAGTCAGGCACAGCAGACACAGAATCCATGGAAAGAAAGCCAGCTAATGGATCCCGCATTATTAGCCTCAAGAATTGTAAAGCACAAAACTAAAGATTTAATAATCATTTCAGTAGGACCTGAAGCGATTATTAAAGGTTCTGTGGATATAGGACCAACTCATGAGCCGGAAAATCTGGAAAAGCTGAAAAATTATCTTAAAGATATTCCTAAAAATAAGGAAATTGTGATTTATTGTGGATGCTGTCCTTTCGTAAAATGTCCGAATATCCGTCCTGCATTTCATCTATTGATGGAAATGGGCTTTAAAAACAGCCAGCTTTTAAATCTTCCTAAAAATATAAAAACGGATTGGCTGGATAAAGATTATCCAACAAATGATTAA
- a CDS encoding TlpA family protein disulfide reductase: protein MKTSFTVMFLILFSGFAFAQNKIEIGKKAPEIIMAKPDGSSFSLSSQKGKLVLIDFWATWCAPCVEEQPELKKLYDIYSNQVKANKFEILGVSLDKNKESWQKAIDRFNINWIQISDLKFWKSPVAKTYEIDELPFNVIIDGEGTIIAKNLHEKELEEFLRNSL, encoded by the coding sequence ATGAAAACAAGTTTTACTGTAATGTTTCTAATCCTGTTTTCGGGATTTGCATTCGCTCAAAATAAGATCGAAATAGGAAAGAAGGCACCGGAAATAATAATGGCTAAACCAGATGGATCTTCATTTTCTCTTTCGAGTCAAAAAGGAAAGCTTGTCCTTATTGATTTTTGGGCTACCTGGTGTGCTCCATGTGTAGAGGAGCAACCTGAGTTGAAAAAACTGTATGATATCTATTCGAATCAGGTAAAAGCTAATAAATTTGAAATTTTGGGGGTTTCTTTAGATAAAAATAAAGAGAGCTGGCAGAAAGCTATTGATCGGTTTAATATCAACTGGATACAAATCAGTGATTTAAAATTCTGGAAAAGCCCTGTTGCAAAAACTTATGAAATAGATGAACTTCCATTCAATGTTATTATTGACGGTGAAGGAACGATTATCGCTAAAAATCTTCATGAAAAGGAACTTGAGGAGTTTTTAAGGAACAGCTTATAA
- a CDS encoding terpene synthase family protein, with protein sequence MNSIIHKLPLPGIKKTESAIQDSMGWLKKYQLISDEHQAEHIANAGAYFTALSFPDIKHYQIRDVTDFCSWVCLLDDVGEELLLHSSLPQLINFFSGLKYICEEPDYQNPNHPGLFYEHPMINAFLDLKSRLSNWAGIPQINSLMKAVGGFANGIQWENAFKIENKHPDLSTFCAMRMTSGGMEIPSALAQCVNKVQLSTIELTNPVILILTKSICFVGLLDNDIYSYEKEKASDVYYNNIIQIYLISYPYLSEEQAISKAIDLRNQILFLYHLLKQKYHYIYEPIALYFKGLEDVISGNLIFCSTNKRYKVANDRKGHDFTIVKNGKQDINPPKDITSISWWWSLLDTQYSFKN encoded by the coding sequence ATGAATTCAATCATCCACAAACTCCCATTACCGGGAATTAAAAAAACGGAATCAGCTATCCAGGATTCTATGGGCTGGCTTAAAAAGTATCAATTAATATCAGATGAACATCAGGCAGAACATATTGCCAACGCCGGTGCCTATTTTACGGCATTGAGTTTCCCAGATATTAAGCATTATCAGATAAGGGATGTTACGGATTTTTGCTCCTGGGTGTGTCTTTTAGATGATGTAGGAGAAGAACTGCTTCTCCATAGCAGTCTTCCTCAATTAATCAACTTTTTTTCAGGTTTAAAATACATCTGTGAAGAACCGGATTACCAAAATCCTAATCATCCTGGACTCTTTTATGAACATCCGATGATCAATGCATTTTTGGACCTTAAATCCAGATTAAGCAATTGGGCCGGAATTCCGCAAATCAATTCTCTGATGAAAGCGGTTGGAGGTTTTGCTAATGGAATACAGTGGGAAAATGCCTTTAAAATTGAAAACAAGCATCCAGATCTTAGTACTTTTTGTGCCATGAGAATGACAAGTGGAGGAATGGAAATTCCTTCTGCTTTGGCGCAATGTGTAAACAAAGTACAACTAAGCACAATAGAACTTACAAATCCGGTTATCCTGATTTTAACGAAGAGTATTTGTTTTGTAGGGCTTCTCGATAATGATATTTATTCATACGAAAAAGAGAAGGCTTCTGATGTCTACTATAATAATATCATTCAGATTTATCTTATTTCTTATCCGTACCTGAGTGAAGAACAGGCTATATCCAAGGCAATAGATCTGCGGAACCAAATTCTATTTTTGTATCATTTATTGAAGCAAAAATACCATTATATCTACGAACCCATTGCTTTATATTTCAAGGGACTGGAAGATGTTATTTCAGGAAACCTCATTTTTTGCAGTACTAATAAGCGATATAAAGTAGCCAATGACAGGAAGGGCCATGATTTCACAATCGTCAAGAACGGTAAACAAGACATTAACCCTCCAAAAGATATTACTTCCATTTCATGGTGGTGGTCTCTACTGGATACTCAATATTCCTTTAAGAATTAA
- a CDS encoding DoxX family protein, protein MKKNYFLRCALSIILLMHSVISIFSGDVNSFGINYLDTIGFYPIGLYLAWTVKLIHLVSVFLLWTDRYIKPVALCNILIFVFGIYYIHWESGWYVVGGGTNGIEFNILLIFSFINLIFPEVVLKKKTNRSL, encoded by the coding sequence ATGAAAAAGAACTACTTCCTCCGATGTGCTTTGTCTATCATCTTATTGATGCATAGCGTAATCTCCATTTTTAGTGGTGATGTCAATAGTTTTGGTATCAACTATCTTGATACCATAGGATTTTATCCAATAGGACTGTATCTTGCCTGGACTGTAAAACTTATTCATCTTGTTTCTGTTTTCCTTCTTTGGACAGACCGGTATATAAAGCCCGTTGCCCTCTGTAATATCCTGATCTTTGTTTTCGGGATCTATTATATTCACTGGGAAAGTGGCTGGTATGTAGTAGGTGGTGGAACCAATGGTATTGAGTTTAATATTTTGCTGATATTCAGTTTTATTAATCTTATATTTCCTGAAGTTGTCCTGAAAAAGAAAACAAACCGCAGTTTATAG
- a CDS encoding sensor histidine kinase, with protein MITSLKPDHQSKLHIHLLFWILYYILEAYLDFYWSRYQFPDFMWQTRLQNTLILELGYFLVKIPLAYSLLYVYEKVHLNKVIKYMICILIIILAVLGHRLFTHYIIYPYIYGVTETLDGKQPSGFINGLVAFNSFMDLIFMVGLVFGIEITRQKNLLKEQISQLKSEKLDQELTMLKAQINPHFLFNTLNNIYGMALKKADETPDVILQLSKIMRYNIYEAAEKMISIGKDLENIKDFIQIQKIRHHHLSVHLRENIDNPSQEISPLILIQFVENAFKHGVSESLGNSFITIDVELKNGILIYCIENSKEERPHQHSTKIGLKNIRRQLELLYPKHQLNVEDKTGQYIVQLKIDFNDTPNH; from the coding sequence ATGATAACAAGTTTGAAACCGGATCATCAATCTAAGCTCCACATTCATCTGCTTTTTTGGATACTGTACTATATTCTGGAAGCCTACCTGGATTTCTATTGGTCCAGATACCAGTTTCCTGATTTCATGTGGCAGACCAGACTTCAGAATACTCTTATTCTTGAATTGGGGTACTTTTTAGTTAAAATTCCTCTTGCTTATTCATTACTATATGTATATGAAAAGGTTCATCTTAACAAGGTTATCAAATATATGATCTGTATTCTGATCATCATCCTTGCGGTTTTAGGGCATCGGTTATTCACTCATTATATTATTTACCCATATATCTATGGGGTTACAGAGACTTTAGATGGTAAGCAGCCTTCCGGATTTATCAATGGTTTAGTAGCATTTAATTCTTTTATGGATCTTATTTTTATGGTAGGACTGGTTTTCGGAATCGAAATTACGCGGCAGAAAAATCTGCTGAAAGAGCAGATTTCTCAATTGAAATCAGAAAAACTGGATCAGGAACTTACGATGTTAAAAGCTCAGATCAATCCGCATTTTTTGTTTAATACACTGAACAACATCTACGGAATGGCCCTTAAAAAGGCAGATGAAACGCCTGATGTAATTCTGCAGCTTTCTAAAATCATGAGGTATAATATCTATGAAGCGGCTGAAAAAATGATTTCCATTGGAAAGGACCTTGAAAATATCAAAGATTTTATACAGATTCAGAAAATAAGGCATCATCATCTCAGTGTACATTTACGGGAAAATATTGATAATCCTTCTCAGGAAATTTCACCACTGATCCTGATACAGTTTGTTGAAAATGCTTTTAAACATGGTGTTTCTGAAAGTTTGGGAAATTCTTTTATCACCATTGATGTTGAACTGAAAAACGGAATTCTTATCTATTGTATTGAAAATTCCAAAGAAGAAAGACCTCATCAGCATTCTACAAAAATAGGACTGAAAAATATCCGTCGGCAACTTGAGCTGCTTTACCCTAAACACCAACTCAATGTAGAGGATAAAACTGGCCAATATATTGTGCAACTCAAAATTGATTTCAATGATACACCCAATCACTAA
- a CDS encoding LytR/AlgR family response regulator transcription factor, with protein MIHPITKKYNCIIVEDEPIAAEILETFISRDAELNLIGKCSDAVHASNLLSIHEVDLMFLDLHLPVVKGFDFLKKLKNPPFVIVTTAYHQYAIEGYELDIADYLLKPIPYERFTTAVGKFKYLMEAEDALLEMAERDHIFISSGKKQIKIILHDIFYIESLREYIHIHTKTETFTFKMPISKIEESLNPNMFTRIHKSYIISKPKIEIKSATVVQVKGKKLPIGRTYKPFIDW; from the coding sequence ATGATACACCCAATCACTAAAAAATACAATTGCATTATTGTAGAGGACGAACCTATTGCCGCAGAAATCCTGGAAACTTTTATTTCCCGTGATGCTGAACTCAATCTTATAGGAAAATGTTCCGATGCTGTACATGCAAGCAATCTTTTAAGCATTCATGAAGTAGATCTTATGTTTTTGGACCTTCACCTTCCTGTGGTGAAAGGCTTTGATTTTTTGAAAAAACTAAAAAATCCGCCATTTGTAATTGTTACTACAGCGTATCATCAGTATGCCATAGAAGGATATGAACTGGATATTGCAGATTATCTACTGAAGCCTATTCCTTATGAACGCTTTACTACTGCTGTTGGTAAGTTTAAATATTTAATGGAAGCGGAAGATGCTTTACTGGAAATGGCTGAGCGTGACCATATTTTCATCAGCAGTGGCAAAAAACAGATTAAGATTATTCTTCATGATATTTTCTATATTGAAAGTTTAAGAGAATACATTCATATTCATACCAAGACAGAAACTTTCACTTTTAAAATGCCCATCAGTAAAATAGAGGAGAGTCTGAACCCAAATATGTTTACCCGCATTCATAAATCTTATATTATTTCCAAGCCTAAAATAGAGATTAAATCCGCAACTGTTGTACAGGTAAAAGGGAAGAAACTTCCGATTGGCAGAACTTATAAACCGTTTATTGATTGGTAA